The Paramisgurnus dabryanus chromosome 3, PD_genome_1.1, whole genome shotgun sequence genome includes a window with the following:
- the LOC135768949 gene encoding uncharacterized protein produces the protein MLVPVKEELEKVTDPQPCKIKEEDTEEQIDMMEVKEESQAEVDKKHQIVKINHNVSQKETLKTEDIKCENSFSEDERPADHKRTQSEEKPFTCQQCGKSFRRKVNLKAHMRIHSGEKPHECHHCEKSCTTASVLKRHLRIHTRKKPYTCQQCGKSFKVESTLKIHTRIHTGEKPFTCHECKKGFGSKSNLTTHMKIHNGEKPHVCVQCGKSFSLEHHLKRHMMIHSEKKPHACLQCEKSFIDKHGLEIHMRNHTGEKPYICSQCGKGFTSEVAFKRHMTVHTGEKPFACQQCGKSFRMKFDLNRHVRIHTGEKPYVCQQCGKSFKTKPNLNAHLITHTKEKPFTCHECKKSFKTKAALKKHAKFHTQ, from the coding sequence ATATGATGGAAGTGAAAGAGGAGAGTCAAGCTGAAGTGGATAAGAAACAtcagattgtaaaaataaaccataatGTTTCACAGAAAGAAACTCTGAAGACAGAAGACATAAAGTGTGAAAATAGTTTCAGTGAAGATGAACGCCCTGCAGATCACAAGAGGACTCAGAGTGAGGAGAAACCTTTcacatgtcaacagtgtggaaagagtttcagaagAAAAGTTAACCTTAAAGCACACATGAGGATTCACAGTGGAGAAAAACCACACGAATGCCATCACTGTGAAAAGAGTTGTACAACTGCAAGTGTTCTGAAGAGACATTTGAGAATTCACACCAGAAAGAAACCTTACACTTGTCAacaatgtggaaagagtttcaaaGTTGAATCTACCCTTAAGATACACacaagaattcacactggagagaaaccgttCACATGCCATGAGTGTAAAAAAGGTTTCGGAAGTAAAAGTAACCTTACAACACACATGAAAATTCACAATGGAGAGAAACCTCACGTGTGTgttcagtgtggaaagagtttcagttTGGAGCATCACCTTAAGAGACACATGATGATTCACAGTGAAAAGAAACCTCACGCATGTcttcagtgtgaaaagagtttcatAGATAAACATGGACTTGAGATTCACATGAGAaatcacactggagagaaaccttacatatGCTCTCAGTGTGGAAAGGGTTTTACTAGTGAAGTCGCCTTTAAGAGACACATGAcggttcacactggagaaaaaccgtttgcatgtcaacagtgtggaaagagttttagaaTGAAATTTGACCTTAATAGACACGTGAgaattcacaccggagagaaaccatacgtgtgtcaacagtgtggaaagagtttcaagACAAAACCAAACCTTAATGCACATTTGATCACTCACACTAAAGAGAAACCGTTCACATGCCATGAGTGTAAAAAGAGTTTTAAAACAAAAGCTGCCCTTAAAAAACACGCAAAATTTCACACTCAATAG